GCTCGCCTCGCTTATTATCTCGCACAACCCGTCAACGGTTCTGGTACGCCCGAAACCGGAAGAAGCCCCCACTCTCAAAGATGAATCAGCCAGAACTCTGGGCTCCGAAGAAACGATGGCATCACTACCGATCGTTAAAGTTGGAGTTTCTGCTTCGAGCGATAGCCTTTCCCAGCTAACAACAGCACCGAGATCGAAAACCCTAGAAAGATACCAACCTGAAAGAGCAAAACGCTGCTTAAATTCCCATATTTCCCCGCCACCCAATCCTGATGGATTCCCTGCCCAGAAGAGTATTCTGCCAGCTGCATAGGCAATTCTAGGTCCGACATAGTAGTCTATGCGCCAAGGAAGATTCGGGAATCTCTCCCATTTGTTTTCCTTTATGTTAAATCTGTAGAAGTTGTCGCTGTGCTCTTCCCAGCATGATCCGCCTCCAGCCGCATAGATGTAATCCTCTTCACCAATCCAAAGGAGAGATGCCCCGTCTCCGACGCCTCCAGTCTCCAACTCGAGAAGTGAGGGAAGATTCTCCCACCGATTTTCGAGAAGATCAAATCTAGCAAAATTACCGTTGGGGGTCGCTTCAGGCACTTCACCCTGTAAAGCATACAGATACCTTCCACCTGCCCAGACCAAAGAAGCCCCATCGTCCGTCTGATTATCCCAATTTGGATGGAACGGTAAGATTTCCCACTTGTTTTCCCTAACTGAGTATCTAGCAAAAATCGAAGCATGACCACGATAATAACCTCCAGGTCTAGCTTGCTTCCCGAGAAAAGCGTAGAGGTAATTGTCATCATAAACTCCTAGAACCCGACCAGGTACCCACACGAGAGCATTCCCAGCCCCCTGTCCAGCATAATTTTCGTAAGAGCCCACCGGGTTTACGTAGGGAGTGTCGGCAAGCCTTACCCATCGATTCTCAGAGATGATGTAGCACCAGAATTCGTAGCGATTGTCATCCGTTCTCCCTCCGGCCAGCGCATATATCCGGTCTCCGTTGTCCCAAGCGAGCACGGTCCCTGAACGGAAGGTGCCATCAGGAGGCCTAGCTAAGCCTTCCCACCATTTATTTTCTGGATTGTATCTCACGAAATACGCCCGATCCGTCGCACTCCAGCATCTAGCAATGTAAAGATGTTTATCAGTTCCAACAACGGCCTCTCCGTAACCTCCAGTGAAGTATGTGTTCTCACCTGTGTAAACCCAGTAACCGCTGGTCTCCACAAGCCTGATCTCCGCTCCCTTGTGAAGTTTCCAGTTGTCAGTTATCGAAAAAACTGTGTTTTCACGTTCTCCCGGAATCATGTTCTCGAGTTCCGCAGGAATGTCCTCAAAAAGAACCGTAACAGTTCTAAAGAGCGTTACGCGGTCATCCAGGTATCCTGTAACCAAAATATCAGGCCAGCCGTTAGCATCGATATCTACCACAACCATTTCTGACCTTACGTTTCCCGGTCGCTCATACGCCCAGAGGAGAGCTCCGTTTTTCCCATGTAGCGCGTATATCCTGGCGTTTTCTCCTACTCTGTTTTCGATTTCCGCAGAATCCGTTCCAAAGAGGACATCAAAAACGCCGTCGCCGTTGACATCCGCAATCGTTGGAGATGAGAGGATCTCGTTGCTTGTTCCAAACGACCAGAGAACCGTACCGTCCTCGCCTTTGAGACAGAAAACCCTTCCAGCCCTCGAAGCTACAACAACCTCAACCTTTCCGTCTCCGTCCAGATCTCCAACTGCTGGATCCGTCTGGACGTAAGGAATTGTGGAAAAGGGGACTGACCAGATCGGTTGTCCATCACTTGCTCTTAAAGCATGAACACCGTTTTCCCAAGTGCAGACTATTAAATCTGGGGAACCGTCTCCGTTTATGTCCGCGATCGGAACAGTGGAATATATTTTACCTCCAACAGACCTGCTCCACTTTATCTGCCCGTTATCACCGTAAACGACGTAGACTTTTCCGTTGACGGAACCGAAAACTACCTCGACTTTCCCGTCACCATCAACATCCGAAACGCTTGGAGCCGAGAAGACATTTCCGTCTATAGAGACCGTCCAGAGGACGGAGCCGTTCTCACCTTTAAGGGCGTAAACATACGGACGGAGCTCGAAAATCGTGGAAGGATAGCCAAGATTGAAGACGATTTCCGGCTTTCCGTCACCGTTCACGTCATAGATCACTGGGGCGGCCTGCGAACCCATCCCGATGTTGAACTTCCAGACGAGATCTCCATTTTCCGCGTTCAGAACGTAAAACCAGCCATCAAGCGAGCTGAACGCAACCTCCAGTTTTCCGTCTCCGTTAACGTCCCCAACCGCCGGGGTCGAGTAAACCGGACCACCCGTTGAATAACTCCACTTTATCGAACCATCGGCGTTTATCGAATAAAGCCTGTTGTCCCTCGAACCCACGAATATAACCTTCCTTCCACCCAAATCCGCTACAACTGGCGAGCCAAGATGGTTTGAACCCAGCCTGTTTTCACCTTTCAATTCGAGACGGGTTATCCGGGCAAAAGGTTTTGACTCGGCTTTGCCTGTCCTCGCTGGGTTTCCTCTCCCGACTGGCCACTCTGCAGCAGTTAACGGAGTCCCAACTATAGAAATGAATACCGTCAACACTAGCACATACATAAGAAAGCGAGAGGGGAAATACCTGGCCAAGACTTCTCCCTAAAAATTTTTTATTGTTTTTTGGTAAAAACTTTACGTAAACTCCAGAAAGCGCGAAATCAATGCCCAATATATATCTCCTATGATAACTGCCAAGACCAGCCCTGCAAAAAGAATCGGTGCGAATGGTGTTCCAATTTTTACTCTTATTCTTTTGGGAATCTTTCCTTCATGAGCTAACCTCTTTATCTCTCTCACCTCATATCTGGTCAGACCAGCCGCTCTTTTCGGATCTCCGTAGACTTTTCCTTGATGGGCGATAGTCTCCGCAGGTATCATTCCTTCCTTCAAATCATCCACATGAACTGTCTGATAAAAAATACCCTTTCTCCTTCGGATTATGGCAAAAAAGGGGAGACTAAACACTGTTAAAATAACGGAATTAAAGAGAACTGAAATGAAAAGCGGGTAAGGAGACCCAGTCGTGAAAGGAAGAAGCGCACCTAGACCAGTAAAAAGCTTTACGTCCCCGCCCGCCCATCCGCCGATCGAGTAG
This window of the Candidatus Hadarchaeales archaeon genome carries:
- a CDS encoding prepilin peptidase; the encoded protein is MEIPLFISLIFTSLAAYTDIRRKIIPNKITYPMIAFGIIYHGVSGAVRGEIWEIFAGALGAIAAFILGIALYSIGGWAGGDVKLFTGLGALLPFTTGSPYPLFISVLFNSVILTVFSLPFFAIIRRRKGIFYQTVHVDDLKEGMIPAETIAHQGKVYGDPKRAAGLTRYEVREIKRLAHEGKIPKRIRVKIGTPFAPILFAGLVLAVIIGDIYWALISRFLEFT
- a CDS encoding FG-GAP-like repeat-containing protein, whose amino-acid sequence is MTVFISIVGTPLTAAEWPVGRGNPARTGKAESKPFARITRLELKGENRLGSNHLGSPVVADLGGRKVIFVGSRDNRLYSINADGSIKWSYSTGGPVYSTPAVGDVNGDGKLEVAFSSLDGWFYVLNAENGDLVWKFNIGMGSQAAPVIYDVNGDGKPEIVFNLGYPSTIFELRPYVYALKGENGSVLWTVSIDGNVFSAPSVSDVDGDGKVEVVFGSVNGKVYVVYGDNGQIKWSRSVGGKIYSTVPIADINGDGSPDLIVCTWENGVHALRASDGQPIWSVPFSTIPYVQTDPAVGDLDGDGKVEVVVASRAGRVFCLKGEDGTVLWSFGTSNEILSSPTIADVNGDGVFDVLFGTDSAEIENRVGENARIYALHGKNGALLWAYERPGNVRSEMVVVDIDANGWPDILVTGYLDDRVTLFRTVTVLFEDIPAELENMIPGERENTVFSITDNWKLHKGAEIRLVETSGYWVYTGENTYFTGGYGEAVVGTDKHLYIARCWSATDRAYFVRYNPENKWWEGLARPPDGTFRSGTVLAWDNGDRIYALAGGRTDDNRYEFWCYIISENRWVRLADTPYVNPVGSYENYAGQGAGNALVWVPGRVLGVYDDNYLYAFLGKQARPGGYYRGHASIFARYSVRENKWEILPFHPNWDNQTDDGASLVWAGGRYLYALQGEVPEATPNGNFARFDLLENRWENLPSLLELETGGVGDGASLLWIGEEDYIYAAGGGSCWEEHSDNFYRFNIKENKWERFPNLPWRIDYYVGPRIAYAAGRILFWAGNPSGLGGGEIWEFKQRFALSGWYLSRVFDLGAVVSWERLSLEAETPTLTIGSDAIVSSEPRVLADSSLRVGASSGFGRTRTVDGLCEIISEASNAVAKTLTEEWENLPAWPGLTNQNVTACYAENSASGKRYIYAFDTRYMYRFDIFENVWENLGTNPGSTTTAGSGMVWTKDNYIYMTRGGSGTPNFWRYNIPENKWETLANTPVYQYSGSCIAWGGGSSIYAILNGSSENGLYVYSITSNTWTKLYNLPYGGTPPPPASGSSLVAVGGFLYYAPGGTNQYWRYRISDNTWTQLASAPASWGAGGAQEVINENYIYAVRGGTTTSFYRYNVVTNTWESLTALPATVSYANDRLSFDGAFLYMIRATSDNQFWRYAPAWWENLSPWPGIVGSTVACYAENILSGKRYIYALES